GGCCAATCAAACCTGAAGATGAACCTTTATGGCTTGAACTTTTAGAAGGTTGTTCGAAAGATACTATTTATTCAAGATTCAGGTATAACTTCCACTATGATTCTCATGAAATCGCAACTCAGTTCTGCTTTATTGATTATGCCAGAGAAATTGCGATTGTTGTTGAAATTATGCATGAAGGGAAACGCCAGCTTATTGGCGTTGGACGTTTAATAGCCGATCCCGATCATCAATCGGCAGAATATGCAGTTTTGATCACCGATAACTGGCAACGCAAGGAATTGGGAGTTATGTTAACCGAATATTGTCTTGAAATTGCCAAAAACTGGGGACTTAAACAGTTTTTAGCACAAACAACAAAAGATAATCAAGCAATGATATCTGTGTTCAGAAAACTGAAATTCAAGATAAAATTTAATGCTGATTCAACAGTTGACGTTTCAAGAGATTTAATATAAAGCACATTTCTAAAACTACCGGACAAAACAAGCCTTGACGCTGATACTATTATGGCACTAACCAGAATATGCTTGAATTAGAAAAAATAAATGAAGCTGCCGAAATAATCCGAAAGGCCAGATATGCAGTTGCATTTACAGGGGCAGGAATTTCAGTAGAAAGCGGAATTCCTCCTTTTAGAGGCGAAAATGGTTTGTGGAACAAACACGATCCAATTTTTGTAGAAATAGAATATTTCCATAAAAAGCCAAAGCAGTCATGGGAGAAGATAAAAAATGTATTCTACGACATGTTTAATGCGGCAGAGCCAAATATGGCTCATATAGTACTTTCAAAAATGGAAAAGAGGGGCTTTTTGGAATCGATTATTACACAAAACATAGACAATCTCCATCAAAAAGCAGGTTCAAAATATGTTTATGAAATACATGGTACCAGCCGAACCCTTTCTTGCATAGAGTGTTCTACCGAATATGAATTGAATTTAATAGATTTGAATTTCCTGCCACCTACCTGTTATATTTGTAAAGGGATTCTTAAACCCGATATTGTTTTCTTCAATGAAAAAATTCCTCCCTTTGCTTTAAAAAAATCTAAAGAAGAAAGCCTTAAAGCAGACGTACTAATCATCATTGGAACCAATGCAGAGGTTTTGCCAGCTGCAGATATTCCTGTTAAAGCAAAAGAAAATGGGGCTACAATTATTGAAATCAACATTCAAGAATCACATTTTACAAACACCATTACCGACATCTTTCTGCAAGGAAAAGCTTCGGAAGTAATGTCGAAAATTGGAGATCATTTGTATTTATAAATTAATTTATATTTTCACGTCAATTTAAAATTTGAAGAATGAACAAATTTACGAAAGCCCTAATTATTATTATTTTCATTTTAATTAATCTGAATTGTATGCACGCACAAACAACACAATCAAATCTCGACCAAGTTGAGCTAATGAAAAAGTTTATCGGAACCTGGAAGGGAGAATTTGGAGACAACTCAATTTTTTTCAGCGAAAATGAAGCTTTTGGAAGTGGAATGATCTCTAAAAGTAAAGTTATTGTTAATGGGGAAATTATCGAATCGGTGGCACAAATTCATGGTTACGACAGTAAAGCCGATAAGTTTATCATTGCTGAACTTAAAACATCATCTGAAGTTATTGAAATTTGCTCTTCTTGGTTTACTTCAGAAAATACCGGAGAGATCATAATTACTAACCCCGATAAGGCTCCTTATCGTTTTAAATTTGAGTTCAAAAACCCCAATCTTATTTTACAAACAGCAATACAAGGTGATAAAGTTGTAAATGAAATTTTACTTAAACGATCAGAAATTGAAAAATAATCGGCGACTGTAAAAGCTTAGAAAACTGCGATAAAAAACTAGAATTACTGTAATCTTAAAAAAAGCGTTTTAATGAGCAAGCTCATCAAAACGCTAAATAACATCAATAAAAACCTTAAAACGTTTCTTTAGGCTTAACTAATTTTTGAGCAAATTACTTTAAAAATATCTTCTACCGAACCTTCACCAACAACCTTGTTGAGTTTGTTTTGCTTTTCGTAATAATCGAGCAAAGGAGCGGTTTGGCTTTTGTAAACATTTAAACGGTTATTGATTGTTTCGGCATTATCATCTTTTCTTCCTTCAATTTCAGCTCTTTTAAGCAAGCGTTTTACAACTTCGTCATCCTCAACTTCAAGTGAAATAACATTGTTAATGCTTACATTCATCTTAACCATTAACTGATCAAGCGCTTTTGCCTGAACAGTCGTTCTTGGAAAACCGTCAAATATAAATCCTTTTGCATTCTTATTATTTTCCATTACGGTATGTAAAATTTCTATGAGCAATTCATCAGGAACTAATTCTCCGGCATTCATGATTGCTTTAGCCTTGATTCCAAGTACGGTTTGATTTTTTACTTCACTACGAAGAATATCGCCTGTTGATACATGTTTTAACATGTATTTTTCAGCTAATTTTATTGACTGAGTTCCTTTACCGGAACCAGGAGGCCCAAAAAGAATTAAATTAAACATATTTAGCTAAATTAGGATTTAAAAAATATTTATGATGGCAACTTTATATTGTTAACCAAAACAAATATAAGCATATCACATACATGGTTATAGCAAATTAATGATTAATTTTGAAGATTAGAATTTTTATAAATAAACAAAACTAACTGAGGTTGATGAACTCCGATTCTATTCAAAATCCATTTAGGTATTCTGAGCTAATACAGAACATCTTAGTACCACAACAAGCTGATTCATTAACCATTATATCAAACAGTATTCTTTCAAATTCTGATAATACAACTTTCATTGGGCAATTTATTACTGAGAATGATATTGTTACTTATATCCCAACAGATTACTCAAAGACCATGTTTCCAGAGTGGATAACATATCTGATTCTAGGAGGGTTTATTCTGATTGCCATGCTTAATTTTTTACATAGAAAAAAACTGGTGCAATTTTTTAATGCAACGTTTTCAAGCAGCCAGGCTAATCTTGTAATAAGAGAAGGAAACCCATTTCGCAAACAAATTACTTTGATTTTAACATTGGTCTACATTATAGCAGTGCCGCTGCTCTTTTATTCGTTTATTGTATTTTATGTTGGGTCAGATGATCAGAATGATAACGGAATTATTTTTTATTTAGGATTAGTACTCCTATTTTTAGGTTTGTTCCTATACAAGGTAATATTTATACAGGTTACAGCCAATATATTTCAAACCGAAAAGGCTTCCTATGAGTTATTGGTTAACATCCTAATATTCAATTTGATAATTGGAATCATGATTTTGCCCATCATTGCCTTATATATTTATACCCAACTAGATATATTATTATACATCTCCCTTGGCATCTATTTTATTGGACTATTATTACGACAATTCCGACAGTTGATGGTTGGATTGTCGAGATCAATTTTTTCGGTTCTGCATTTATTTTTATATCTTTGCACGCTGGAATTAATACCTGTGGTAATTATCAGTAAAATAATACTGAATTATTACAAGTGATAAGGACAATAAAACCAAAACTAAAACGCTGGAAAATTGAAAATTAAGAATATTCTTGTTTCTCAACCCAAGCCACTTGATCTTGAGAAATCGCCTTATGGAGATTTAGCATTGAAATATAAGCTCAATATTGAATTTTATAAATTTATCAAAATTGAAGGAATACCTGCCAAGGATTTCCGTAAAGATAGAGTTAACATCGCAGATC
The Bacteroidota bacterium DNA segment above includes these coding regions:
- a CDS encoding adenylate kinase; the encoded protein is MFNLILFGPPGSGKGTQSIKLAEKYMLKHVSTGDILRSEVKNQTVLGIKAKAIMNAGELVPDELLIEILHTVMENNKNAKGFIFDGFPRTTVQAKALDQLMVKMNVSINNVISLEVEDDEVVKRLLKRAEIEGRKDDNAETINNRLNVYKSQTAPLLDYYEKQNKLNKVVGEGSVEDIFKVICSKIS
- a CDS encoding DUF4271 domain-containing protein; the protein is MNSDSIQNPFRYSELIQNILVPQQADSLTIISNSILSNSDNTTFIGQFITENDIVTYIPTDYSKTMFPEWITYLILGGFILIAMLNFLHRKKLVQFFNATFSSSQANLVIREGNPFRKQITLILTLVYIIAVPLLFYSFIVFYVGSDDQNDNGIIFYLGLVLLFLGLFLYKVIFIQVTANIFQTEKASYELLVNILIFNLIIGIMILPIIALYIYTQLDILLYISLGIYFIGLLLRQFRQLMVGLSRSIFSVLHLFLYLCTLELIPVVIISKIILNYYK
- a CDS encoding NAD-dependent deacylase, with product MLELEKINEAAEIIRKARYAVAFTGAGISVESGIPPFRGENGLWNKHDPIFVEIEYFHKKPKQSWEKIKNVFYDMFNAAEPNMAHIVLSKMEKRGFLESIITQNIDNLHQKAGSKYVYEIHGTSRTLSCIECSTEYELNLIDLNFLPPTCYICKGILKPDIVFFNEKIPPFALKKSKEESLKADVLIIIGTNAEVLPAADIPVKAKENGATIIEINIQESHFTNTITDIFLQGKASEVMSKIGDHLYL